A genomic segment from Juglans regia cultivar Chandler chromosome 14, Walnut 2.0, whole genome shotgun sequence encodes:
- the LOC109012318 gene encoding protein LATERAL ROOT PRIMORDIUM 1, translating into MGMLGIRDLVLIAPTSSMHQQNQPISAEHHPNLPLPSSAALGVGLGIFPLLTATPCITPSNNGVQDCGNSNNRNCWTLKKGQELSSSNKGGLDVENDASEQMFESSGSGMRVCRDCGNKAKKDCTYRRCRTCCKSRGNDCATHVRSTWVPAARRRDRRMSVVGGDGDASSGSSSGVKRPRIEVSPPNVNATSHASTSNATTPRSTGISSSHQDASFKHSLPRQVRAPAVFRCHRVTAVSSGEAEIVYQATVSISGHVFKGFLYDHGVDDKNSFPSVSQMHLESSSRGGRNRESSSPIVAPSNAHPGSGS; encoded by the exons ATGGGCATGTTGGGCATCCGAGACCTTGTTCTCATTGCTCCGACCTCTTCCATGCACCAACAAAACCAACCCATTTCTGCTGAACATCACCCTAACCTTCCTCTACCTTCCTCAGCCGCCCTTGGTGTAGGTCTCGGCATTTTCCCGCTTTTAACTGCCACTCCATGCATCACACCCTCAAACAATGGCGTCCAAGACTGTGGCAACTCTAATAACCGCAACTGTTGGACCCTAAAGAAAGGCCAAGAACTGAGTTCCTCAAACAAAGGTGGGCTTGACGTCGAAAATGATGCTTCTGAGCAGATGTTTGAGAGTAGTGGGAGTGGTATGAGGGTTTGCAGGGATTGTGGGAACAAGGCTAAGAAGGATTGTACTTATAGGAGGTGCAGGACTTGCTGTAAGAGCCGTGGTAATGATTGTGCTACACACGTGAGGAGCACGTGGGTTCCGGCAGCTCGACGGCGGGATCGGAGGATGTCGGTGGTGGGCGGTGATGGTGATGCTTCTTCCGGGTCTTCCTCTGGGGTTAAAAGGCCAAGAATTGAGGTGTCACCTCCTAATGTTAATGCTACGTCTCATGCTTCAACATCTAATGCTACCACTCCTCGGAGTACTGGCATTAGCTCTAGCCACCAAG ATGCAAGTTTTAAACACTCCTTACCGCGCCAAGTCCGCGCACCGGCGGTATTCAGGTGTCACAGAGTCACAGCCGTGAGTAGTGGTGAAGCCGAGATTGTCTACCAGGCTACAGTGAGCATCAGTGGTCATGTGTTCAAAGGGTTTCTCTATGATCATGGGGTTGATGATAAAAACTCGTTCCCTTCTGTTTCACAAATGCATTTGGAAAGTAGTAGTCGGGGTGGAAGGAATAGGGAGTCCTCTTCTCCAATTGTGGCTCCATCAAATGCCCATCCAGGCTCTGGCAGCTGA